DNA sequence from the uncultured Ilyobacter sp. genome:
GAAACAGCAGTAAGGGAGATAGAAAATTCAGAAAAGAGATATTTCCTTTTGAAGGGAGTAACAGGATCTGGAAAAACAGAAGTTTATCTTAGGCTCATAAGAAGGGCCTTAGAAAAAGGTCAAGGTTCTATATTTCTTGTTCCTGAGATATCCTTAACGCCACAGATGGTAAAGAGATTCAAAGGTGAATTCAGAGAAAATATAGCTATTTTACACAGTAAACTAACTCCTGTCCAGCGGGCCAAGGAGTGGCTCAGTATTTACACTGGAGAAAAGAAGGTTGTTCTAGGAGTCAGGTCAGCTGTCTTTGCTCCTGTGAAAGATCTAAAATATGTTATAATAGATGAGGAGCACGAAGCCACATATAAACAAGACAGTAACCCCAGATACAATGCAAAGTATGTTGGGATAAAAAGAGGGGAGCTAGAAGACGCAAAGGTTGTACTAGGGTCGGCAACCCCTTCTATAGAAAGTTATTATTTTGCAAAAGAGGGAGTTTTTAGACTTTTAGAACTGAACCAGCGATACAACGGGGCAAATCTCCCAAAACTAAAGTTAGTGGATATGAAGGATGAGAAGAGCCATTATTTCAGCAGGGAACTTTTGAAGGATATGTCTGAAACCCTGAGAAAAGATGAGCAGATAATGCTGCTGTTAAACAGAAAGGGTTATTCTACATATATCCAGTGTCTAGAGTGCGGTCATGTAGAAGAATGTCCACATTGTTCTATAACCATGAACTATTATATGAGCCAAGGGATTTATAAATGCAACTACTGTGGAGAAACCAAAAGATACACAGGTACCTGCAGCAAATGTAAGAGCAAGAATCTGAGTCATATGGGAAAAGGAACAGAAAGACTTGAAGAGGAGATAAGAAAGCACTTTGATGTGGGAATTATAAGAGTGGATTCTGAAAGTAGCAGAGAAAGGAACTTTTATGATAATATGTATAGGGAGTTTCTGGAAAAAAAATATCACATAATGCTTGGAACTCAGATAATATCCAAGGGTTTCCACTTTCCAAATGTAACTCTGGTAGGGGTTATAAACGCAGATTCCATAATGAATTTTCCAGACTTTCGTTCTGGGGAAAAGACTTTTCAGCTTGTGAGTCAGGTAGCCGGAAGAGCCGGTAGAGAAAGTAAAAAAGGAGAGGTCCTGATACAGACTTTTCAGCCGGAAAATCATGTGATGAAAAGAATAATGGAAGGTGACTATGAGGGGTTTTACTCTGATGAGATTGAGACAAGAAAGATACTTTCTTATCCTCCCTTTTCAAGGATTATAAATATAATAATAACTTCTACAAAGGAGGAGGGCCTCGAGAACTATGCTAGAAGCTTTTATGATATGATAAAAGAACAGGGTATAGAGGTCTACGGGCCTATGAAGGCTCCTATATATAGAATTAAGGGGCGATATAGATATCAAATCTTTCTAAAGGGAACAAGAAAGAAGATGAATGCTGTAAAACCCTTCCTTGAGAAATGCAGCTGTGAACTGCGAAATGAAAAATACCGAGTGGTCATAGATGTTGACCCGATAAATTTAATGTGATGAGGTGATAAACATGGTTTATGATATAAGAACTTACGGTGATCCTGTTCTAAGGAAAGAGGCTTTGCCAGTGGAAGATGTAAATGATGAGATAAGAGAGATAATAGACAGCATGGTTGAAAGTATGCACGAGGCTGGGGGAGTTGGCCTAGCAGCACCGCAAATTGGGGTAAGTAAGAGGATATTTGTGATTGATATAGAGGATGGGAATATAAGGAAAGTAATAAACCCAGAATTTTTAGAGTTCTCTGACGAGATTGTAGAACATGAAGAGGGCTGCCTCAGTGTACCTGGAGTTTATAAAAAAGTAAAAAGACCAGCAAGAGTCAAGATAAAATATACCAATGAAAAGGGAGAAGAGGTAATAGAAGATGCAGAAGGACTTCTTTCTAGAGCATTTCAACATGAAGCAGACCATTTAGATGCGACTCTTTTTGTGGATAAATTGTCCCCTGTAGCAAAAAGAATGGTGTCGAAAAAACTCCAAGCACTGAAAAAAGAGACTGAGAAAAAAGGACTTTAATATAGAGGGGATGGTTTAATTGAGAATACTTTTTATGGGTACCCCTGATTTTGCGGTACCATCACTTGATTTACTAAATAAGCACCATGAAATTGCAGGGGTTTTCACAAAAATAGATAAACCCAATATGAGAGGTAAAAAAATAAAGTTTACACCTGTAAAGGAGTATGCATTAGAGCATGAGATTCCTGTATACCAGCCAAAATCTGTAAAAACACAGGAAACACTGGATCTTGTAAGGGAGATAAATCCAGATCTGATAGTAGTAGTGGCATACGGTAAAATTCTTCCGAAAGAATTGATCGATATACCCAAATACGGTGTGATAAATGTTCATTCCTCTCTTTTGCCTAAATACAGAGGAGCCGCACCTATCCATGCAGCAATAATAAACGGAGATACAGAGTCAGGAGTCTCTATAATGTACATTGCAGAAGAGTTAGATGCTGGAGACGTGATACTTCAGGGGAAGACTCCTATAAATGAGGAGGATACCCTAGAAACCCTGCATGACAGGCTGATGAATATAGGGGCAGAAACCCTTTTAGAGGCGGTAGACCTCATAGGAAAAGAAAGGGCTCCTAGAATATCTCAGGATCATGAAAAAGCAACCTTTGTAAAACCATTTAAAAAAGAAGACTGTGAAATAAATTGGAATCAAGAAAATTTTAAAATATATAATTTTGTGAGAGGGATGAATCCTTTTCCAAGTGCCCACACATATAACCAGGGTAAAATCTACAAAATCTACAAAGTTGAAAAAATCTCACGTGAATACGAGGGAGAGCCAGGGGAGATAGTTGAACTGCTAAAGGGGAGGGGCCCTGTTGTAAAAACTGGAAACGGGAGTGTAATAATTGCTGAAGCTAAGCCTGAAAACAAAAAAAAGCTTACAGGTCCAGACCTTGTTAACGGAAACTATTTTAGTATTGGCACAAAATTTGAGAACAGCAAAATAAAATAGCTTAGGAGGAGTAATCGTGATTAGTTTGGTGACTGACAAAGAAAAAATATCCCCGAGGGTAATTGAGAGGCTAACTAGATACTTAAGATGTCTGGAAAATCTCTCACCTGATGATTACATATCTTCTGAGGAGATGGCTGAAAGAATGGGGCTTACAGCAGCTCAAATCAGAAAAGATCTGTCAAACTTCATTTCAGATTTTGGAGAAGGTTTTGGAGTTAGAGGGAAGGGGTATCAAGTAAGGATTTTGTACAGCGGAATAGAGAAAATTTTGGGGGTTCATAAAACAAACAATATCATAATTATAGGTGCTGGAAGATTAGGGGGAGCCCTTCTTGCAGAACCTGAGTTTACAAAGGAAAGTTTTAATGTAATAGGTGTATTTGATGTAGCAGATTACAAAGTCGGAAAAGAGGTAAACGGAATAAAAATTCGGCATACTTCTGAGATAGAGTATTTCTTGAACACAAAAGATAGAGTAGATATAGCAATCCTCACTGTTCCTAAAAGTGTTGCTCAGGACGTGGCAACAATCTTGATAAAAGCCGGAGTTAAATCTTTCTTGAATTTTGCACCTTTGAAACTTGAAGTTCCTGAAGATGTAGTGGTATCAAACATAGACTTGTACGGGAAGCTTCAAGAATTAAATTACTGGAAGGAGAAAGTAAATCAATGGTAGTTATAGATGGTAAGAAAATATCCACAGAGATAAAAGAAGAGATAAAAAAAGAAGTGTTAGAATACAAAGAGAATACGGGTCAGACTCCTGGTCTTGCAGTAGTTTTGGTAGGAGAGAATCCAGCTTCAAAGGTATATGTTAATTCTAAGGTGAAAAGCTGTGGAGACTTGGGTTTTTATTCTGAAAAGCATGTTTTAGAGGAAAATTCAAGTGAAGAGGAAGTGCTAGAATTAATAGATAAACTCAATGAAAATGAGAAAGTTCACGGAATATTGGTCCAATTGCCACTTCCTAAACATATAGACGAAAAAAAAGTTACAAATAGAATAGCTTCAGAAAAAGATGTAGATGGTTTTAAACCTGAAAATCTTGGAAAAGTCATGATAGGTGAAGACGACGGATTTAAATCTTGTACACCTTACGGTGTAATAGAATTACTCAAAAGAAGTGGCATAGAGATAGCAGGAAAGGATGCTGTGATAGTAGGAAGAAGCAACATAGTCGGAAAACCCCTAGTAGGACTACTGATCAGCGAGAGTGCCACAGTGACTATATGTCATAGCAGAACTAAAAACTTGACTGAGAAAACAAAACAGGCTGATATATTGATAGCGGCTGTGGGTAAAGCAGGATTTATTACAAAAGATATGGTAAAAGAAGGTGCAGTAGTAATAGATGTAGGTATAAACAGAAATGAAGCCGGAAAGCTCTGTGGAGACGTGGCATTTGATGAAGTGGCTCCAATGACATCTGCAATTACACCTGTTCCCGGGGGAGTAGGGCCTATGACAATAGCCATGTTAATGAAGAATACAATGAAATCTTTTAAAAAGTCACTATAAATTCATTGGTATATTTTAGCTTGAAAATCTATACTGAAAATGCTAGAATACATTTTAGTGGATTTTAAATCATATTATAGAAGGTGATTGAGGGATGAGCAAAAAAGAGAAAAGAGAGTACTACATTGTAGATAAACGTATTCTGCCAAACTCAATACAAAACGTAATAAAAGTAAATGATATCGTTCAGATTGAAAAAATATCTAAATATGAAGCCATAAAGAGAGTAGGTATAAGTAGAAGTACTTATTATAAATATAAAGATTTTATAAAACCTTTCTTCGAAAGTGGAAAGGAAACAGTTTTTAGTGTTTATATGTCTCTGGAGGACAAACCTGGAGTTTTGGCCAGAATACTAGATGTCGTTGCAGACACGGGTATGAATATACTGACCATAACTCAAAATATACCAATTGACGGAACTTCTAAGGTAACTATATCTCTTCAGACCAACGAGGATATGCTCAGAAAAATCGAAGGAATGCTAGAGAATATAACAGGACTAGAAGGAGTAAAAGATCTAAGAGTTATTGGTAGTAATTAGATATAGGGGGAAATATGAAGATTGATGTAAAAACGATAAGAGAATTGGCAGAAAATATAGAAAAGTACAACTTACAAGAGGTAACTGTAGAAAGTGAAGGTGCTAAGGTAACTTTAAAAAGAGAAGTAGCTGCACCTGAAACAACACATGCAAGTGTAGCTATGACTACTCCTGCACCTGTAGCTGCAGCGGCAAGTAAAGCGACATCACCTGCTGCAGAAAAAATAGAAGAAAAATATGAATCTATCAACTCTCCTATGATGGGAACTTTTTATAAAGCACCTGCACCTGATGCACCTGACTTTGTAAAGGAGGGGCAGGAGGTAAAGCAGGGGGATACCCTTTGCATAGTTGAGGCTATGAAACTTATGAATGAAATAAAGGCTTCAAGAGATGGAAAAATAGTTAAAATTCTGTTAGAAGACGGAGCACCTGTAGTCAAAGGAGATAAATTATTTCTGATTGACTAAAAAAAGCGGTTATATACCGCTTTTTTTATATCTATATAACTCCAAAAAAAATGAAAAATTACAACGAGCAGTTAAAATTATTTATACAGATTTATTTGGGACGAGACAAATAATAAAGCAGCATAGGCCATAGATAAGAAATAAAGATATATTAAAAAAGAAATTAATTTTATATAGGTATATATAATAATACATAATCGAGGAGGAATATTCATGGAAAAAACGCTACTGATAATCAAACCTGACGGAGTTCAAAGAGGCCTTGTGGGGAAAATTCTCGCGAAAATCGAAAAGAAAGGATTTAAAATTTCTGCAATGAAACTTGAAAAAATTTCCGAAGAAAAAGCAGGAGTTCATTATGCAGAACATAAAGGGAAGGGGTTTTACTCTGAGCTTTTAGAGTTTATTACTTCTAGTCCTAGTGTTTTGGCAGTTATAGAGGGTAAAAATGTTATAGAGGGTCTGAGAAAAATGGCAGGGAAAACAAATCCACTTGAAGCGGACCTTGGTACAATTAGAGGAGATTTTGCAGTGGTAGTATCTCAGAATATAGTTCATACATCAGATGGTCCTGAAAGTTCTAAAAGGGAGATTGAAAACTTTTTTTCAGAAGAGGAGATACAAACACATATTCTATGTACTGAAGGATGGACTTACGGAGATTAGCTCCGAGTTGTTTTTTGATTACTTTTGTGTTAAAATTCAATAAAAATTGGAGGGGTAACTTATGAAAAGGATAGCAGATGTTATAAACAGAGAAGTTATTTCCATTAGTAAAGAAACATCTTTTGATGATATAATATCTATTATGAAAAATAAAGGGGTAGGAAAACTTCCTGTTGTGTCAGAAGAAAAGGTAATAGGTGTAGTTACCAGAGATGATATTCTTATTAGAGAGGAAAAAGCACCTCTACCACCTGTAATTGCATTTTGGGATCTTTTGATAACACTTCCAGGGAATAAAGAATTCAAAAGTAAGCTGAAAAAAATAGCTTCATTCAAGGCGGAAGATATAATGACAGAGGAGTTTTTGAGCAGCTGTCTCGAAGATGACTTAGAAGAAGTAGTCACAAAGATGATAGAGGAAGAATATTCCTATACTTTGGTAATGGAAAATGAAAAATTAATTGGAATAGTAACAAAAAGCGATCTTATAAAAAATTGTTTTTAATAAATAAATTATTTATGTGTAGAAACACACGATTAAAAAGGAAGGTGTAATTTAAACTTGGGCACGTATGGACAAATTTTACTACTGATTCTTTTGGTTCTACTATCGGGATTTTTCTCGGCCTCTGAGACAGCTTTGACTGCTTTTAAGACTAGGAATCTTGAAGAGATAAAACATCCTAAAGCAGGAGAGCTTCTGAAAAAGTGGCTTAAGAGGCCTAATGAGATGCTCACAGGGATACTTCTAGGAAATAATATTGTAAATATTTTGGGTTCTTCAATAGCGACAGCAATAACGTTTAATATACTAGGAACAAATAGTACAGCTATATTAACAGCCACTGCTTCTATGACTGCTGTAATTTTGATTTTCGGAGAAATAACTCCAAAAATAGTGGCAAAGAATTATTCTGCCAAAATAGCGAAAATTGTTGTAGTACCTGTGTATTATTTCACTTTGCTGACGATACCTTTGATAAAGATACTCATGATTATTTCAAAATTTATAGGGAAAATTTTGGGCATACAAATCCATGATGAAACCCTTATGATAACTGCACAAGACATAATTTCATATGTAAATGTGGGGAAGGCAGAGGGAATCATAGAAGAGGAAGAAAAGGAGATGATACACTCCATATTTGAGTTTAGTGACACTACAGCCAAAGAAGTCATGACTCCTAGAACATCGATGTTTGCTCTAGATGCAGAGAGCACAATAAATGAGGTATGGGACGATGTTTTTGAAACAGGATACTCTAGAATACCTGTATATGAAAACGGAATAGACAATATTATCGGTGTTTTGTATATAAAAGACCTTTTAAATGTAATAAAAGAGGGAAAAGCTGAGACTCAAATAAAAAATTATTTGAAAAAAGCCTACTTTGTACCTGAAACAAAGTCTATCGTAGAAATATTAGGTGACTTTAAGAGAACAAAGGTACATATTGCTATAGCGATAGATGAGTATGGTGGAACAGTAGGAATAGTTACAATAGAAGACCTCTTAGAAGAGATCGTAGGAGAGATAAGGGATGAATATGACAGAGAGGAAGAAGAAATAATTCGTCCTTTAGGTGATGGTAAATATGAAATAGATGCAATGATTGATATAGAAACTCTAAACAAAAATCTAGATATTGAACTTCCAGAATCTGAAGACTATGAAAGTTTAGGTGGTCTTGTGGTTACAGAATTAGGTAAGGTGGCAGATACAGGTGATCAGATTGTAGTTAATGAAGTATCTATTAAAGTTCTAGAAGTGGATAAGATGAGGGTTTCAAAAGTATTGCTCGAAAAGGAGACAGAGGTGCAGGAATGAGAAAAAAATTAAAAAACTGGTTTTATACAGGATTAATAGCTTTGTTACCAGTGATACTTACCTTTTATTTTCTTTCTTGGATTTTTCAGATGGTAATTAATTTACTGAGAGATTCCTTTCTTGTAAGAAATTTAACAAAATTTTTATTGGGTCTAGACAGATTTAGTAAAGTTGAGCAGATTGAAATATATATAAAGCTATCTGTGTATGTGATATCAATTGTAGGTATATTTCTCATAATAACCCTTGTGGGGTTGACCTTGAAGCATGTGATAGGAAAAAGAATAGCTAGTTTTCTTGAAAGACTTTTTGTAAAACTACCTGTGATAAAGCAGGTATATACCACACTGAGCCAGATAACCGGGCTAGTATCCTCAGACAAGGCAAAATCATATCAAAAAGTAGTTTTGATAGAATACCCTAAAAAAGGGATTTATAGTTTGGGTTTTTTAACAAGTGATGGAAATAGTTATTTTGAAGAGGTGATGGGGAAGGAAAAGATATTAAATATCTTTGTCCCTACATCTCCAAATCCTACTTCTGGAATGTTTATAATGATGGAAGAAAAAGATGTAAAAGTTTTAAATATTAGAGTTGAAGAGGCCATAAAATTAATTATTTCAGGTGGGGCTATAATTCCTTATTCTGTGTCAAACAGGATTTAGTAAAACAGGGGGGACTATGAAAAAATTACTTTATATTATCCTTATGATAAGTCTCATTGGGTGTACAAGTACTCCTAAAACAGCTACGAGAACAGCAGACAAAGAGGAATACAATGTCATAAAAGGAATCAATTTTTCTCAAGACGGTAAATATTTGGAGGCATTGAGGGAGTTTGAAAAAGCTTATAAAAAGAATGACAAAAATATAATAACTCTGAGAGAAATGGCTCTAGTTTATGCACAACTCTCAGATTATAAAAAATCCGAGGAATTTTATGAAAAGGCTCTTGCCCTGGATGAAAGGGATCAGACATCTATAAAAAATCTGGCGTTGCTTTCATACATAAAAGGGGATTATGAAAAAGCTGAGGAATATTTGGAAAGTGTATCTAAGGATTCTATAGACAATATGGTTTTGAAATTAAAGGGATTTATCCAGTTTAAAAAAGGAGAAAATTCCAACGCTTATGAGACTTTAAGAAGAGCCCTTTATTTGGAAAGTGATTTAGACTTGGAGTTCTATAACGTGTATTCTCAAGTTTTATTAGAAGAATCTAAATTTATGGAGCTGTATAAAGTTCTCGAAAGAGGATATCAAAAATACGGTCAGGAGAAAGACTATATAATTTTTTATACTAAAATAATTTCTAATAATTATAGTGAGTACGACAAAGGTGAAAAAATTCTGAAAAGATATATAGCAAAAAATGGTATAGATGATGAACTTTTGCTGCAGTTAAGCAGGATATCTTTTGAAAATGGTAATATACCTACGGCAGAAAACTCAATAAAAATGATCTCAGATGATTACAAATATGATCTAGAATATCTCAAGCTAAAAAAAGATATCCTAGAAAAGACTAATAAAATCGAAGAAGCGCAAAAAATAAATATCCTTATCGAAAGGCTGACTAAGGAAAAAAGCTAAAAAGAGCGGTGTAAAAGCACCGCTCTTTTACTAAAAAATATTGAGGAATGCTTAAAATTATGTTATAATTTTATCTGCTTTCTTTTTTTTATATAAGGGGGGATTGCCTTATGGAAATAAGGGTTAGGGTAGCTGGTGTTTTAACAAGAGGAGATGAGATACTTTTTGTAAAACATCAAAAAAATGGTGAAGAGTACTGGCTACTTCCTGGAGGGGGAGTAGACTACGGTGAAACTATGGAGGAATCTTTAGCTAGAGAATTTCTAGAAGAATGTAATATCGAGATAGAAGTTGAGAACCTGATGTTTGTTTCTCAGGGGATCTCACCAGATAAAAAAAAGCATATAATTAATATGTTCTTTAAAGTAAAATACATCACTGGGGAGCTCAAAATAGGTGAGGAAGAAAGGCTCAAAGAAGCCGCTTACCATAATATAGATAATGTGAAAAATATGACGCTTTATCCTAATGTTAAAAAAGAACTTTTAGACTACTTTGAAGGAAACAAGGAGATAAAGTATCTAGGTCATAGGTGGGAATAAGATGGCCAGGATCATAAAAAAAAGACTTGGGGATACTCTGGTAGATGAAAAAATAATAACAGAAGATGAGTTAAAGAAAGCCCTTGAAAAACAAAGTACAACCCATAAAAAACTTGGGGAAACTCTTGTAGATATGGGATATGTAAGCAGTGAAGAGATAGTGAGAATACTAGGAGAACAGATGGGAATTCCCTATGTTTCCCTAGAAAGGCTTGTGATTACAAAGGAAGCCATCTTACTTCTCAGCAAAGAAACTGCTGAAAAATTTTGTGTTATGCCACTTTTTAAAAATGACAATGTGCTGCATGTGGCCATGGAGGACCCTCTAGATGTTTTTGCAATAGATCGTATAGAGGAAGAAAGCGGCATGGAAGTCTTTCAGTCTATAGCTAGAAGAGACGATGTAGTGCGAGCAATTGAAAAATATTATTCACCTGTTTTTTTGAAGGAAGATTCAAGTTATTTAAAAGAGAGAAGAAACTTCGAGAGGACGGATACTTCCGCAGTAGAAGTTGTAAACCTTGTTATGAAAAAGGCTATAATCGAAAATGCCAGTGATATTCATATAGAACCTGAGGCCAATATTTTGAGGGTAAGATTTAGAATTGATGGTTTACTCCATGAAATACTTACACCCCCTAAATCACTTCACTCGGCTATAGTATCTAGAATAAAAATAATCTCTAAGCTTGATATAGCTGAAAAAAGAATACCTCAAGATGGTAGGGTAGAAATAAATTTTGAAGAAAAATTGATTGATATGAGAGTATCGATACTTCCAACTATTTTTGGAGAAAAAGTCGTAATAAGACTTCTTGATAAGTCAAATGTAAAGGTTAGCTTAGAAAGCCTTGGATTTGAAAAAAATAATGTAGAAAAATTGAAAAAGCTCATAAGGAGACCCAACGGGATAATATTTGTAACCGGTCCCACTGGAAGTGGTAAAACCTCTACTCTTTATGCATCCCTAAATGAGATAAATACTTTAGATAAAAATATAATTACATTGGAAGATCCAGTGGAATATCAGATGGAAATAATTAATCAGGTCCAGGTAAACTCTCAGGTGGGACTCGACTTTTCGTCAGGGCTAAGGTCAATATTGAGACAGGACCCTGATGTTATAATGATAGGTGAGATAAGGGATGTAAAGACCGCCGAAATCGCTATAGAATCTGCCATGACCGGCCACTTGGTTTTTTCTACTCTCCATACAAACTCTGCTACAGGAGCAATATCAAGGCTCATAGATATGGGCGTGGAACCATTTTTACTTTCAGCTTCTTTAGCTGGAGTACTGGGGCAGAGACTTGTAAGAAAACTTTGTACACACTGTAAAGAGGAAATATTAGTTTCTGGAACCGAACTAAAAGAGTTTGACACGAATCCGACTGAAGACTATAAACTTTATAAGGCAAAGGGTTGCAGTTTCTGCAGAAATACCGGATACAGTGGAAGAACTGCGGTAATAGAGCTTCTAGAAGTAGAGAGCGAGATAAGGACTATGATAAACAAGGGTGCGGATATTTTTCAGATAAAGGATGCAGCCATTAGAAAAGGCATGAAAACAATAAAACAAGAGGGGTTTGAGAAAGCCTTAGAAGGAATAACCAGTATAGAAGAGGTTTTACGAGTAGCACAAGATGATATATAATGTTTTTAGGAGGATTCAAATGAATTTGAAGGATTATGTAGCCTTAGTTGAGGACTTTCCAAAAGAGGGAATTAAATTTAGGGATATAACCCCATTAATGAATAACGGTGAGGCTTTTCGTGCTGCAACAGACAAAATAGTAAAATATGCAGAAGAAAAAAAAATCGACCTTGTAGTGGGACCAGAAGCCAGAGGTTTTATTTTTGGGTGTCCAGTATCTTATGCACTCGGAGTAGGATTTATACCGGTGAGAAAGCCAGGTAAGCTTCCTAGAGAGGTTGTAGAATATAACTATGACCTTGAATACGGTACAAACGTACTTTGCATACACAAGGATTCTATAAAGCCTGGGCAGAGAGTACTTATAGTAGATGATCTATTAGCTACCGGTGGAACTGTAGAGGCCACTGTGAAATTAATAGAGGAACTTGGTGGAGAGGTAGCCGGACTTGCCTTCCTTATAGAGCTCGAAGAGCTTGAAGGAAGAAAAAAATTAGAAGGCTATGATGTGTTTACACTTATGAACTATTAAAAAAAGGGAGCGGCATTTTTGCCGCTCTCTATTTAAAAATTTTAAGAAGTGTGATATTATTAACTTTAAAAGTTTAATTGGTTTTGAGTTTTTAAAGTTAATATTATTCAATTAAGAGAGAAGAGGGATTTATGTGGGATATAAATATGAGATATTAGATGCCATAAAAAAGAATAATCTCAAAGTTGACACTGACAAGATACTCTTGGCCTATGAATTTGCAAGGGAATGTCATGTGGGGCAGTTTAGAAAATCCGGAGATGAGTATATTATCCATCCGATAGAAGTGTCTAAGATACTAATCAACATGAAAATGGATACTGATACTATTGTAGCAGGTATTCTTCACGATATAGTAGAAGACACTCTTATAACAGTTTCCGATATTGAATATAATTTTGGGAACTCGGTAGCTAAGCTTGTAGATGGAGTGACAAAACTAAGTGTGCTTCCTAAAGGAACTAAAAAACAACATGAGAATATAAGAAAAATGATAGTTGCAATGGCTCAGGACATAAGGGTTGTAATAATAAAACTTGCTGACAGACTTCATAATATGAGGACTCTAAAATTTATGCCGTCTCATAAGCAGGAGAGGATTTCAAGAGAAACACTTGAAATATTCGCTCCTCTAGCTCACAGGCTGGGAATGTCTATGATAAAATGCGAGCTTGAAGATCTTTCACTCTATTATCTAGAACCTGAAATATACAGAGAGTTGGTTAAGCTGATCAACTCTAAAAAAGCTGAAAGAGAAAAATATACAGAGGCTACGAAAAAAGAGATAGAAAAATTCTTAGGGGAAAATAATATAAAAGGTGAAGTTTCAGGAAGACCTAAACATTTTTACAGTATATATAAAAAGATGTATGAAAAGGGGAAGGAGTTTGACGAGATATACGACCTTATAGCCCTTAGAATAATAGTTGAAACTGAAGGAGGATGCTATAATGTGCTAGGAGTACTTCATGGAAATTATAAGCCTGTTCCTGGAAGGTTTAAGGACTATATAGCAGTACCAAAGTCAAATGGATACCAGTCAATACACACAACTATAGTTGGACCTCAGGGGAAATTTATAGAGGTACAGATAAGAACCG
Encoded proteins:
- the priA gene encoding primosomal protein N', whose protein sequence is MRYYGVYVDGTNDFFTYCDMKDEFNIGERVAVPFRGRIKSGLIVYREICESFEFKVLPISRKLESHIHLSKEMIKLLLWMKNYYLCSFGQSFGAAVPGNLKVEYSYNYRFIENPPLKTEKEKNLGDYFREKSEVTKTTLYKNFSKELIREALEKGVLKGKNKLSLEDNSKIEYQELSEYFSNRMCISKTTLEKKFSKEIIDKMLRRGSLSLEKTLKDNRKIYDIDEADGVYSKENTILNKEQETAVREIENSEKRYFLLKGVTGSGKTEVYLRLIRRALEKGQGSIFLVPEISLTPQMVKRFKGEFRENIAILHSKLTPVQRAKEWLSIYTGEKKVVLGVRSAVFAPVKDLKYVIIDEEHEATYKQDSNPRYNAKYVGIKRGELEDAKVVLGSATPSIESYYFAKEGVFRLLELNQRYNGANLPKLKLVDMKDEKSHYFSRELLKDMSETLRKDEQIMLLLNRKGYSTYIQCLECGHVEECPHCSITMNYYMSQGIYKCNYCGETKRYTGTCSKCKSKNLSHMGKGTERLEEEIRKHFDVGIIRVDSESSRERNFYDNMYREFLEKKYHIMLGTQIISKGFHFPNVTLVGVINADSIMNFPDFRSGEKTFQLVSQVAGRAGRESKKGEVLIQTFQPENHVMKRIMEGDYEGFYSDEIETRKILSYPPFSRIINIIITSTKEEGLENYARSFYDMIKEQGIEVYGPMKAPIYRIKGRYRYQIFLKGTRKKMNAVKPFLEKCSCELRNEKYRVVIDVDPINLM
- the def gene encoding peptide deformylase gives rise to the protein MVYDIRTYGDPVLRKEALPVEDVNDEIREIIDSMVESMHEAGGVGLAAPQIGVSKRIFVIDIEDGNIRKVINPEFLEFSDEIVEHEEGCLSVPGVYKKVKRPARVKIKYTNEKGEEVIEDAEGLLSRAFQHEADHLDATLFVDKLSPVAKRMVSKKLQALKKETEKKGL
- the fmt gene encoding methionyl-tRNA formyltransferase; its protein translation is MRILFMGTPDFAVPSLDLLNKHHEIAGVFTKIDKPNMRGKKIKFTPVKEYALEHEIPVYQPKSVKTQETLDLVREINPDLIVVVAYGKILPKELIDIPKYGVINVHSSLLPKYRGAAPIHAAIINGDTESGVSIMYIAEELDAGDVILQGKTPINEEDTLETLHDRLMNIGAETLLEAVDLIGKERAPRISQDHEKATFVKPFKKEDCEINWNQENFKIYNFVRGMNPFPSAHTYNQGKIYKIYKVEKISREYEGEPGEIVELLKGRGPVVKTGNGSVIIAEAKPENKKKLTGPDLVNGNYFSIGTKFENSKIK
- a CDS encoding redox-sensing transcriptional repressor Rex, translated to MISLVTDKEKISPRVIERLTRYLRCLENLSPDDYISSEEMAERMGLTAAQIRKDLSNFISDFGEGFGVRGKGYQVRILYSGIEKILGVHKTNNIIIIGAGRLGGALLAEPEFTKESFNVIGVFDVADYKVGKEVNGIKIRHTSEIEYFLNTKDRVDIAILTVPKSVAQDVATILIKAGVKSFLNFAPLKLEVPEDVVVSNIDLYGKLQELNYWKEKVNQW
- the folD gene encoding bifunctional methylenetetrahydrofolate dehydrogenase/methenyltetrahydrofolate cyclohydrolase FolD, which produces MVVIDGKKISTEIKEEIKKEVLEYKENTGQTPGLAVVLVGENPASKVYVNSKVKSCGDLGFYSEKHVLEENSSEEEVLELIDKLNENEKVHGILVQLPLPKHIDEKKVTNRIASEKDVDGFKPENLGKVMIGEDDGFKSCTPYGVIELLKRSGIEIAGKDAVIVGRSNIVGKPLVGLLISESATVTICHSRTKNLTEKTKQADILIAAVGKAGFITKDMVKEGAVVIDVGINRNEAGKLCGDVAFDEVAPMTSAITPVPGGVGPMTIAMLMKNTMKSFKKSL
- a CDS encoding ACT domain-containing protein, whose amino-acid sequence is MSKKEKREYYIVDKRILPNSIQNVIKVNDIVQIEKISKYEAIKRVGISRSTYYKYKDFIKPFFESGKETVFSVYMSLEDKPGVLARILDVVADTGMNILTITQNIPIDGTSKVTISLQTNEDMLRKIEGMLENITGLEGVKDLRVIGSN
- the accB gene encoding acetyl-CoA carboxylase biotin carboxyl carrier protein → MKIDVKTIRELAENIEKYNLQEVTVESEGAKVTLKREVAAPETTHASVAMTTPAPVAAAASKATSPAAEKIEEKYESINSPMMGTFYKAPAPDAPDFVKEGQEVKQGDTLCIVEAMKLMNEIKASRDGKIVKILLEDGAPVVKGDKLFLID